The following proteins are encoded in a genomic region of Diadema setosum chromosome 18, eeDiaSeto1, whole genome shotgun sequence:
- the LOC140242014 gene encoding uncharacterized protein codes for MLSWSRQTISRPSEQHTFQIPALRRSNITVRGSSEDGTILKGSVDKNLQVPPSSYFARSRPSVTADSILNGRNAKNGFLPTKQLIPDPLLFTQRSCSLSNPNGYTKPKPRQSGKERQKLHLYKIAGDSYGHIATWETGITLTPYGFPVLQSPPRNITDESVYVRQRYETLSTVSFTSDREGNLCATPAEQDKKGDSPSVQLDINYDPWKKLTVASVVISGIQTKGRIVILVELASHIRRKHKTGPLPCHQGVFRHDKDISFFRIAQEHMELSQIKDVGRLKLMVCYHSSQRRLLVTVIRATDLPRKPYPPDTFVEIEVTHKGSDTAMKKTTKLRRSTSNPVYKEVFAFVFPHLYSDVWGVRHERGPLKNVAITVSVCRKILFFKRSVIGQITLTPEVRTSGYSHLLKCTKLPYQPITEWHDLKSSG; via the exons ATGTTGTCTTGGTCGAGGCAGACAATATCTAGGCCGAGCGAACAACATACTTTCCAAATTCCTGCATTGAGGAGGAGCAACATCACCGTGCGCGGCAGCTCCGAAGACGGAACAATTCTCAAAGGCAGTGTCGATAAGAATCTGCAGGTGCCGCCTTCCTCGTACTTCGCAAGAAGTCGCCCGTCCGTTACTGCGGATAGCATCCTGAACGGCCGAAATGCGAAAAACGGCTTCCTCCCTACGAAACAATTGATTCCAGATCCTCTTCTTTTTACCCAGCGATCGTGCTCGCTGTCTAACCCCAACGGATACACGAAGCCGAAACCTCGACAATCGGGCAAGGAGCGTCAAAAGTTACATCTGTACAAGATAGCCGGAGACTCATACGGGCACATTGCGACCTGGGAAACTGGTATCACGTTAACTCCATACGGGTTTCCAGTGTTGCAGAGCCCCCCGCGTAACATCACAGATGAGTCCGTCTATGTCAGGCAGCGATATGAAACCCTGTCTACGGTATCCTTCACTTCCGACCGAGAGGGTAACTTGTGCGCTACCCCAGCTGAACAGGACAAGAAAGGCGACAGTCCTTCCGTCCAACTCGATATAAACTACGATCCTTGGAAGAAATTGACAGTTGCTTCGGTTGTCATCAGCGGCATCCAAACAAAAGGTCGCATCGTAATCTTAGTCGAACTTGCGTCACACATCAGAAGGAAACATAAGACTGGACCTCTTCCCTGTCATCAGGGTGTCTTCAGACACGACAAAGATATATCGTTCTTTCGCATAGCACAAGAACACATGGAACTTAGTCAGATAAAG GACGTGGGAAGGCTGAAGCTGATGGTGTGTTATCATTCCAGCCAGCGACGCCTACTTGTGACGGTAATACGCGCCACTGACCTCCCAAGGAAACCCTACCCACCAG ATACCTTTGTTGAGATCGAGGTAACACACAAAGGCAGTGATACCGCTATGAAGAAAACGACCAAACTGAGGCGAAGCACGTCCAACCCGGTGTACAAGGAAGTTTTCGCCTTCGTGTTCCCACACCTCTATTCGGACGTGTGGGGCGTCCGACATGAGAGGGGTCCCTTGAAGAACGTGGCGATAACCGTGTCTGTCTGTCGGAAGATCCTCTTCTTTAAGCGCTCTGTCATTGGCCAAATCACCCTCACCCCAGAAGTCCGCACGAGTGGCTATTCACATTTGCTGAAGTGCACCAAATTGCCCTACCAACCTATCACGGAATGGCATGACCTGAAGTCTTCTGGCTAA